The DNA window CGCGACGAAACCGGCACCTATGACCGCATCGCCTCGATCGAGATGTTCGAGGCGGTCGGCGAGAAATACTGGCCGGTGTTTTTCGGCAAGATGAAGGCCTGCCTGAGGCCCGGCGGCACCGCCGGCCTGCAGATCATCACCATCAACGAAGCCGCATACGACACCTATCGGGCCAGGCCGGATTTCATCCAACGCTACGTTTTCCCCGGCGGCATGCTGCCGACACCGTCGATCCTGAAAGCACTCGGCAAGGATCATGGCCTTGCCCATCTGCGCGAGCGCGTGTTTCCCGACGATTACGCGCGTACGCTCGCCGAATGGCGCCACCGGTTCTGGGCGTCATGGGAGAAGATCGTCCCGCTCGGCTTCGACGACCGCTTCAAGAAGCTCTGGGAATTCTACCTGCACTATTGCGAGGCCGGATTCCGCGCCAGCTACATCGACGTGCGCCAGGTGGTCTACAAGGCGTAGGCCGACGCCGCCGTGACGGCGTGGAACCGAGCCCTTCGAACAGCAGTGATCAAAGCAGGATGCGGTATTTCGCGAAGCCTGCCTCGCCCTCGCCCGCCGGCTCGATCTTCAGCGATTTCAACTGCGCAATGAAATCCTTGGCCCTGGCGCCGGTTTCGAATACGGCGCTGGTTCCAGGCAGCGGCGCGAACGACCAGTTGTCGTCGGCGGACGGGTTGATCGTACCCTCGCTGATGATGTAGCGAACGATGACGTCGCGATTGGTGTCCGGCGCCTCATAGATGATCTTCGAGGCATCGATGTCGGGGAAATTGCCGCCGCCGCCGGCCCGGTAATTGTTGGTGGCCACGACGAATTTCTGTTTGGGATCAATTGGCTTTCCATCGAAACTCAAATCGACGATACGGTTGGCACCGGCATTCGCCAGCCCGCCCTTGGCATCGTATTTCGGCGGCTGCGACAGATCTATCTTGTAGGTGACGCCGTCGATGACGTCGAAATTGTAGGATGGGAAGTCGGTGTTGATGAGGGCCTGGTCGGCCTTCCCCGGCTCGATCCGGTTGAAGATGCCAGCCGACATTTCCAGCCATTCCTTGACCTGCGCACCGGTGATTTCGACCGCACGCACGGTGTTGGGATAGAGATAGAGGTCGGCAACGTTCTTGATGGCGATATCGCCGGCCGGCACGTCGGTGTAGTAGTCGGCGCCGTTGCGCCCGCCGGCCTTGAAGGGGGCGGCCGCCGACAGCAGCGGCACATCCTTCCATTGCGTGTTCTTCAGAATATCCCTGAGGTACCAGGTCTGCGCCTGGCTGACGACCTGCACCGACGGGTCGTCCGCGACCAGCGCGAAATAGGAATAGAGCGGCGCGGAGGTCTTGCCGACGGGGCGGCGCACATAGGCCAGTGTCGCCTGATGGTCCTGTTCGAGCGCTGCGATAATGCGCTTGTCGTCAGGGACGGTCGGCTTGTTCTTGTTGTCGACGCGTTCGAAGATCGGCCGCGCTTCGGAAGTCGCCGAGACGACCTTCCATTTCGACCCGTCGCGTTCCAGCATCAGGTCGACCAGCCCCATATGCGAGCCCCAGAAGCCACCCATGACGGCAGGTTTGCCCTGCAGCGTGCCTTTCTGCGTGTCGACACCTTCAAGCGACTGGAAATCCTTCTTGCCGGGGAATACCAGATGCTGGTGACCGGTGAACACAGCATCGACACCGGCGACACCGGCGACGAAGAACGAAGCGTTCTCCATCATGTCGCCCTGCTTCACCTCGATGCCGGAATGCGAGAGCGCAATGACGATGTCGGCGCCCTCCTCCTTCATCTGCGGCACCCAGGCCTTGGCCGCCTCGACGATGTCGCGCGTCTTGACGTTGCCTTCGAGGTTCTTGAGATCCCAGACCATGATTTGCGGCGGCACGAAGCCGATGATACCGATCCTGATCGGCTGCTCCGCGCCGGACCCATCCTTGAGCTTCTTGTCGAGGATGACATAGGGCTTGAGATAGAGCTTGTCGTCGCGCGGGTTCGCGGCAAGCTCAGTGCCGCGGATCAGATTGGCGCAGACGAACGGAAAATTGGCGCCGGCCAGCACCTTGTCCAGGAACGACAGACCGTAGTTGAATTCGTGGTTGCCCAGCGTCGAGCATTCGTAGCCGAGCAGGTTCATGCCTTTCATGATCGGATGCAGGTCGCCGTCCTTCAGGCCCTTCTCATAGGCGATATAGTCGCCCATCGGATTGCCCTGAAGCAGGTCGCCATTGTCGATCAGCATCGAATTGACGGCTTCCTTGCGCACCGCGTCAATCAGGGAAGCCGTGCGCGACAGGCCCATCGTGTCGTTGGCTTTGTCGGCGTAGTAGTCGTAAGGCAGCACGTTCACATGGATATCGGTGGTCTCCATGATCCGGAGATGCGCCTGGTTACCTTGAGCGCGAGCGGAGAACGGATGCAGCATGATCAGCGCCCCTGTGGCGGCGGTGCCAGCGAGGAAACCGCGGCGGGAGACTGGGTGGAGCAGTTGCGACATGTTTTCTCCTCGACGACGTTACCAGCCCTGCCCCGAAGCGAACTTCGCGCTGAAATTCATCCGAGTCCATTCAAGAAATCGCGCGCATCGAACATCAGTCGATCAGCAACAGATGACGGGCGGATGAACGATCCGGATGAAGAAAGTCAGGTCTTGTCGTCGTCGCCCTGGGTGATCAGCCGTGCGCTGCGCTGGCCTGTGACGTAGATCCATAGCCAGCTCAGGGAAACCGCAAGCCGGTTGCGGAAGCCGATCAGAAAATAGATGTGGGCAATCCCCCACAGCCACCAGGCGAGCCAGCCGGTGAGCTTGATCCAGCCGAAATCGATCGCGGCGGCGCGTTTGCCGACCGTCGCCAGATCGCCGGCATGCCTGTAGTGGAAGGGACGCGCGGTCGTGTCGCCGCCGAGTCTGGCCTTGATGATAGCCGAGACATGTCGGCCCTCCTGCTTGGCGGAAGGCGCCACGCCGGGCACCGGCCGTCCATCGGGCCGCAGCACAAGGGCGGCGTCGCCGATGACAAAAATCTCCGGGCTGCCGGGCACGCTGAGGTCAGGTTCGACGAGCACCCGACCCGCGCGGTCCGCCTTCGCTCCCAGCCATTCGGCGGCGGGCGAAGCGGCAACGCCTGCCGCCCACAGAATCGTTCGGGCCGCCAGTTGCCTGTCGCCAAAGACGACGCCCTCGGCATCGCAGCGCGTGACAGCTCGCCCGAGTTCGACCGTCACACCGAGCCGCTCGAGTGCCTTCGAGGCATAATCGGAAAGTTTCGGTGCGAAATTGACCAGGATACGGTCACCGGCCTCGATCAACACCACGCGCGTTTGCCGCGTGTCGATGTTGCGGAACTCGCCGCGCAGTGTGTCGTGCGCCAGCTCGACGATGGTGCCGGCCAGTTCCACGCCGGTCGGCCCACCGCCGACGATCGCAATGGTCAGCAGCGCCTGCCGTTTGGCGGGATCGGTTTCCCGCTCGGCCTGCTCGAAGGCCAAGAGAATGCGTCGCCGAATGGTGGTGGCGTCTTCCAGCGTCTTCAGACCTGGCGCGAAAGGCTCCCATTCGTCGTGACCGAAATAGGCATGGCGAGCGCCGGTGGCCAGCACCAGCGTGTCATAGGCGACGGCGCTGCCGTCATCGAGCAACACGCGTTTGCCGGCACGGTCGACGCCGGTGACGTTGGCCAGCAGCGTCGTCACGTCCTTGCGCTTGCGCAGGAGGTGGCGGATCGGCCAGGCAATTTCGGAGGTTGCCAGCGCCGTCGTCGCTACCTGGTAGAGCAGCGGCTGGAAAAGATGATGGTTGCGCTTGTCGATCATGGTTATGCGCACTGGTGCGCCGCCAAGCGCGCGGGTGAATTCGAGGCCGCCGAAACCCGCGCCGACAACAACAATTTGATGGCTGGCTTGGTTCATTTCGTTCCACCAAGGCGAGCAATTCGCCGACCCTGATGTAGGCATTTTTGTGCAGCGCAACAATGGCCGGATCTGGTGCAACTGCCTGGGACTCGCCGCTCGATGTCGTGAATGCGCATGTCGTGCACAAGGACAAGGTATAGCCTTGCTCAGCAGTACAACGAGGTGAGGCATGGCC is part of the Mesorhizobium loti genome and encodes:
- a CDS encoding bifunctional 2',3'-cyclic-nucleotide 2'-phosphodiesterase/3'-nucleotidase, which translates into the protein MSQLLHPVSRRGFLAGTAATGALIMLHPFSARAQGNQAHLRIMETTDIHVNVLPYDYYADKANDTMGLSRTASLIDAVRKEAVNSMLIDNGDLLQGNPMGDYIAYEKGLKDGDLHPIMKGMNLLGYECSTLGNHEFNYGLSFLDKVLAGANFPFVCANLIRGTELAANPRDDKLYLKPYVILDKKLKDGSGAEQPIRIGIIGFVPPQIMVWDLKNLEGNVKTRDIVEAAKAWVPQMKEEGADIVIALSHSGIEVKQGDMMENASFFVAGVAGVDAVFTGHQHLVFPGKKDFQSLEGVDTQKGTLQGKPAVMGGFWGSHMGLVDLMLERDGSKWKVVSATSEARPIFERVDNKNKPTVPDDKRIIAALEQDHQATLAYVRRPVGKTSAPLYSYFALVADDPSVQVVSQAQTWYLRDILKNTQWKDVPLLSAAAPFKAGGRNGADYYTDVPAGDIAIKNVADLYLYPNTVRAVEITGAQVKEWLEMSAGIFNRIEPGKADQALINTDFPSYNFDVIDGVTYKIDLSQPPKYDAKGGLANAGANRIVDLSFDGKPIDPKQKFVVATNNYRAGGGGNFPDIDASKIIYEAPDTNRDVIVRYIISEGTINPSADDNWSFAPLPGTSAVFETGARAKDFIAQLKSLKIEPAGEGEAGFAKYRILL
- a CDS encoding NAD(P)/FAD-dependent oxidoreductase; this translates as MNQASHQIVVVGAGFGGLEFTRALGGAPVRITMIDKRNHHLFQPLLYQVATTALATSEIAWPIRHLLRKRKDVTTLLANVTGVDRAGKRVLLDDGSAVAYDTLVLATGARHAYFGHDEWEPFAPGLKTLEDATTIRRRILLAFEQAERETDPAKRQALLTIAIVGGGPTGVELAGTIVELAHDTLRGEFRNIDTRQTRVVLIEAGDRILVNFAPKLSDYASKALERLGVTVELGRAVTRCDAEGVVFGDRQLAARTILWAAGVAASPAAEWLGAKADRAGRVLVEPDLSVPGSPEIFVIGDAALVLRPDGRPVPGVAPSAKQEGRHVSAIIKARLGGDTTARPFHYRHAGDLATVGKRAAAIDFGWIKLTGWLAWWLWGIAHIYFLIGFRNRLAVSLSWLWIYVTGQRSARLITQGDDDKT